One region of Permianibacter fluminis genomic DNA includes:
- a CDS encoding helix-hairpin-helix domain-containing protein has translation MKKVKVSTEAIALEQIPNIGPSLAEDLRLCGVSTPAELVGRNPVALYDELCRRTGVRHDPCVLDTFMSAVRFMEGAPPHPWWHYTEERKAMMQAGASSTRPKTKRAR, from the coding sequence ATGAAGAAAGTGAAAGTCAGTACCGAGGCGATAGCGCTGGAACAGATTCCCAATATCGGTCCGTCGCTGGCTGAGGACTTGCGGCTGTGCGGTGTCAGCACACCGGCCGAGCTGGTCGGTCGCAATCCGGTGGCGCTGTATGACGAGCTGTGCCGGCGTACCGGCGTGCGCCATGACCCTTGCGTGCTGGATACCTTCATGTCGGCGGTTCGGTTCATGGAAGGGGCGCCGCCCCATCCCTGGTGGCATTACACCGAGGAGCGCAAGGCGATGATGCAGGCTGGCGCGTCGTCGACGCGGCCGAAAACAAAACGTGCGCGTTGA
- the trxB gene encoding thioredoxin-disulfide reductase: protein MNRKHSRLLILGSGPAGYSAAVYAARANLKPVIITGMQQGGQLMTTTEVDNWPGDAHGLQGPDLMQRMQAHAERFGTEIVFDHIHTVKFDVRPFVLIGDSAEYTCDALIIATGASAQYLGLPSEEAFMGKGVSGCATCDGFFYKNQVVSVIGGGNTAVEEALYLSNIASHVHVIHRRDKFKSEKILQDHIFEKQKAGKITIHWNHTLDEVLGDQSGVTGIRIKSTTDGATKNLDLAGCFIAIGHKPNTDIFAGQLEMKDGYIIVKSGTQGNATATSVPGVFAAGDVADHIYRQAITSAGTGCMAALDAEKYLDALAK from the coding sequence ATGAACCGCAAGCACAGCCGTCTGCTGATTCTGGGCTCCGGCCCGGCCGGTTACTCCGCCGCCGTCTACGCCGCGCGCGCCAACCTCAAGCCAGTCATCATCACCGGCATGCAGCAAGGCGGCCAGCTGATGACCACCACCGAAGTCGACAACTGGCCCGGTGACGCGCATGGTTTGCAAGGTCCGGATCTGATGCAGCGCATGCAAGCCCATGCCGAGCGCTTTGGCACCGAGATCGTGTTCGATCATATTCACACCGTCAAATTTGATGTGCGCCCGTTTGTGCTGATCGGTGACAGCGCCGAATACACCTGCGACGCCCTGATCATCGCCACCGGAGCTTCGGCGCAATACCTCGGCCTGCCGTCGGAAGAAGCATTCATGGGCAAAGGCGTGTCAGGCTGCGCCACCTGCGATGGTTTCTTCTACAAGAATCAGGTGGTCAGCGTGATTGGCGGTGGCAACACTGCTGTCGAAGAAGCGCTGTACCTGTCGAACATCGCCTCGCATGTGCACGTGATTCACCGCCGCGACAAGTTCAAGTCGGAAAAGATCCTGCAAGACCATATTTTCGAGAAGCAGAAAGCCGGCAAGATCACCATCCACTGGAACCACACTCTGGATGAAGTGCTCGGCGATCAAAGCGGCGTCACCGGTATTCGCATCAAGAGCACCACCGACGGCGCCACCAAGAATCTGGATCTGGCCGGATGCTTCATCGCTATCGGTCACAAACCGAACACCGACATCTTCGCCGGTCAGCTGGAAATGAAAGACGGTTACATCATCGTCAAGAGCGGTACTCAAGGCAACGCGACCGCCACCAGCGTGCCGGGCGTATTCGCCGCCGGCGATGTCGCCGACCATATTTACCGGCAGGCCATCACCTCGGCCGGTACCGGCTGTATGGCGGCGCTGGATGCCGAGAAATATCTGGATGCACTGGCAAAGTAA
- the aat gene encoding leucyl/phenylalanyl-tRNA--protein transferase: MRITVLKSDSPLPSPERALKDPNGLLAIGGDLSVERLTEAYRNGIFPWFSEGDPILWWSPDPRAVFKLATLQPPASLRKFLRRANWQITLDTAFAEVITACATAPRPGQGGTWITDDMIAAYIQLHRAGIAHSIEVWAGASDSRELVGGLYGIAMGRLFFGESMFSGRSNGSKVALFALAAHLKAHGYVLLDSQVPNAHTRSLGADTMARSEFLRLLRDYIDQPPSGEPWLAGPLALSLG; this comes from the coding sequence ATGCGCATTACGGTTCTTAAATCAGATTCGCCGTTACCATCGCCGGAGCGCGCGCTGAAGGACCCCAACGGCCTGCTCGCCATCGGCGGCGATTTGTCGGTCGAGCGACTGACCGAAGCCTATCGCAATGGCATCTTCCCGTGGTTTTCCGAAGGCGATCCGATTCTGTGGTGGTCGCCGGATCCGCGCGCAGTGTTCAAACTTGCAACGCTGCAGCCGCCCGCCTCGCTGCGCAAATTTCTGCGCCGTGCAAATTGGCAGATCACGCTGGATACTGCCTTTGCCGAGGTGATCACTGCCTGCGCGACAGCCCCGCGGCCGGGTCAGGGCGGCACCTGGATCACGGATGACATGATCGCGGCTTATATCCAACTGCATCGCGCCGGTATCGCTCACAGTATCGAGGTCTGGGCCGGTGCGTCGGACAGCCGGGAATTGGTTGGCGGTTTGTACGGCATCGCGATGGGCCGGCTGTTTTTCGGTGAGTCGATGTTCAGTGGCCGCAGCAATGGCTCGAAAGTCGCGCTGTTCGCACTGGCCGCACACCTGAAAGCGCACGGCTACGTGCTGCTGGATTCGCAAGTGCCCAACGCCCATACCCGCTCACTTGGCGCGGACACCATGGCGCGATCGGAATTCTTGCGCCTGCTGCGCGACTACATCGATCAGCCGCCGAGTGGCGAGCCTTGGTTGGCGGGCCCGCTGGCGCTGTCGCTCGGTTAG
- the lrp gene encoding leucine-responsive transcriptional regulator Lrp: MRARKIQIYQLDRIDRKILRELQRDGRLANVELAKRVGLSPTPCLERVKKLEEEGYISGYHAHLNPAKLAAGLLVFVEIRLVRTSADVFDAFKTAVVALPQVMECHLVSGDFDYLIKARVADMVAYRQLLGETLLTLPGVSGSRSYAVMEEVKETMSLAVAD; the protein is encoded by the coding sequence GTGCGTGCACGAAAAATCCAGATTTATCAATTAGATAGGATCGATCGCAAGATCCTGCGTGAGCTTCAGCGCGATGGCCGGCTGGCCAACGTCGAGCTGGCCAAGCGGGTCGGGCTGTCGCCGACGCCCTGTCTTGAGCGGGTAAAAAAGCTCGAGGAAGAGGGCTATATCAGCGGTTACCATGCCCACCTGAATCCGGCCAAGCTGGCCGCGGGCTTGCTGGTCTTTGTCGAAATCCGGCTGGTGCGGACCTCGGCCGACGTGTTCGATGCCTTCAAAACCGCGGTCGTCGCGCTGCCACAGGTCATGGAATGCCATCTGGTCTCAGGCGACTTTGATTACCTGATCAAGGCCCGGGTTGCCGACATGGTGGCCTACCGGCAATTGCTGGGCGAAACCTTGCTGACCCTGCCCGGGGTTTCCGGCTCACGCAGCTATGCGGTGATGGAGGAGGTCAAGGAGACCATGAGTCTGGCGGTTGCGGACTGA
- the lolA gene encoding outer membrane lipoprotein chaperone LolA: MKRITLAALALFGSSIALAETATEKLSMLIGSLNSFSAKYEQTVQGSRNAKGEKSHGTFQLQRPGKFRWETETPFRQILVSTGKEMWAYEPDIESATVQDLEQGLGATPALLLSSTPKQLIDSFVIEETGVGMFKLLPKDSSGNFEEIQLVFENKQLTQLRLADTLGNQTLVVFSSIKLNQPLAASSFEFVPGAQVDVIDNRKKQP, from the coding sequence ATGAAACGCATCACGTTGGCCGCCTTGGCCTTGTTCGGATCCAGTATTGCGCTGGCAGAAACCGCGACCGAAAAGCTGTCGATGCTGATCGGCAGTCTGAACAGTTTCTCAGCCAAGTACGAGCAAACCGTGCAAGGCAGCCGCAATGCCAAGGGCGAGAAATCACACGGCACATTCCAGTTGCAGCGTCCTGGCAAATTCCGTTGGGAGACTGAAACTCCGTTCCGGCAGATTCTGGTCAGCACCGGCAAGGAAATGTGGGCCTACGAACCGGATATCGAAAGTGCGACGGTGCAGGACCTGGAGCAGGGCCTCGGCGCCACGCCGGCTTTGCTGCTGTCCAGCACGCCCAAGCAATTGATCGACAGCTTTGTCATTGAAGAAACCGGCGTAGGCATGTTCAAGCTGTTGCCGAAAGACAGCAGCGGCAATTTTGAAGAAATTCAGCTGGTCTTTGAAAACAAGCAGCTCACCCAATTGCGACTGGCCGATACGCTCGGCAACCAGACGCTGGTGGTGTTCTCCAGCATCAAACTGAATCAGCCACTGGCTGCCAGCAGTTTTGAGTTTGTCCCCGGCGCGCAAGTCGATGTCATCGACAACCGGAAAAAGCAGCCGTAA
- a CDS encoding arginyltransferase, translating into MTAPASLRIPLFLTPELPCNYLPDRLARTAFVGSEVPMSAELYAALMRQGFRRSGSHVYRPHCAGCQACIPVRIPVADFRPSRSQRRNLAQNADLAVGWERPALAEDHYQLYERYISQRHADGEMYPPSRDQAEQFLLADWSATRLLTLRHDQQLLAVLVADVADDGLSAVYSFFAPEQTRRGLGVRAVLALIERARSAGLPYVYLGYYIADCRKMNYKADYQPQQHFRDGEWQTVRD; encoded by the coding sequence ATGACCGCCCCTGCCAGCTTGCGCATACCGCTGTTCCTGACCCCGGAGCTGCCCTGCAACTACCTGCCGGACCGGCTGGCCCGGACGGCTTTCGTCGGCTCAGAAGTGCCCATGAGCGCCGAGCTTTATGCGGCACTGATGCGGCAAGGCTTTCGGCGCAGCGGCAGCCATGTCTACCGGCCGCATTGTGCCGGCTGTCAGGCCTGCATCCCGGTCCGGATCCCGGTCGCCGATTTCCGGCCCAGCCGCAGCCAGCGCCGCAATCTGGCCCAGAATGCCGATTTGGCGGTCGGCTGGGAGCGGCCGGCACTGGCCGAGGACCATTACCAGCTCTATGAACGCTACATCAGCCAGCGCCATGCCGACGGCGAGATGTATCCACCCAGCCGCGACCAGGCCGAGCAGTTTCTGCTGGCCGACTGGTCGGCAACCCGCTTGCTGACGCTGCGCCACGACCAGCAACTGCTGGCAGTGCTGGTTGCCGACGTCGCCGATGACGGGCTGTCGGCGGTCTATTCCTTCTTTGCCCCCGAGCAGACCCGGCGCGGGCTGGGGGTTCGGGCGGTGCTGGCGCTGATCGAAAGAGCCCGTTCAGCTGGCCTGCCCTATGTCTACCTTGGCTATTACATAGCCGATTGCCGCAAGATGAATTACAAAGCCGACTATCAGCCGCAACAGCATTTCCGCGATGGCGAGTGGCAAACGGTCCGGGATTGA
- a CDS encoding DNA translocase FtsK, with amino-acid sequence MAQATPKKVKKSSDNSAASAATSGGLSSKSLPPAVKARLREGAILALMLVSVLLLLALLSYNRNDGAWSYYSSEGETHNLVGPVGAWFADVSQFLLGYPAWLLPFAMGFACWVAFRHRDEPLPKAYWWTKLGGIVLLLLGAAGLSARHFSDPSDQPSYLSGGVLGRAVDSGFADALSGAGSTLVLLTLFVIGVTLFTGLSWFALLESVGRKTLTLTAVLWQRARASRQPLPVTERKVADPDFVDLNYEEQRGAQIAREVREEALRRDKERQKERAPVKIEQPLAKVEVAPRVEKQQQKAKQQVLFEEPITGDVPSVNLLEEPTASKRQVSQSALEAMSRLVEIKLRDFGIDAQVVAVHPGPVITRFELDLAPGIKVSRVTNLAKDLARAMSVVSVRVVEVIPGKSTVGLEVPNESRETVRLREVIASSEFDDSKSPLSMVLGKDIAGKPVVVDLAKMPHLLVAGTTGSGKSVGLNAMLLSMLYKSRPDELRMIMIDPKMLELSVYADIPHLLTPVVTDMKDAANALRWCVAEMDRRYKLMAALGVRNLAGYNRKVEDANRAGEPILDPLWKPELNLHAAAPALEHLPAVVVVIDELADMMMIVGKKVEELIARIAQKARAAGIHLILATQRPSVDVITGLIKANIPTRIAFQVSSRIDARTILDQQGAEQLLGQGDMLYLPPGTSVPIRVHGAYVADEEVHRVVQDWRRRGAPDYLDTITKGGSDSESLTGLDGVGDSGAGGEDSESDALYDEAVRFITEQRRVSVSLVQRKFKIGYNRAARLVEAMENAGVVSSMASNGNREVLAPPPV; translated from the coding sequence ATGGCGCAGGCAACACCCAAAAAGGTCAAGAAGAGCAGCGACAACAGCGCGGCCAGCGCTGCCACGTCCGGGGGCCTGTCGTCAAAAAGTCTGCCGCCAGCGGTCAAGGCCCGGCTGCGTGAAGGCGCCATCCTCGCACTGATGCTGGTGTCCGTTCTGTTGCTGCTGGCCCTACTCAGCTACAACCGTAACGATGGCGCCTGGAGCTATTACAGCAGCGAAGGCGAGACCCACAATCTGGTGGGGCCGGTCGGTGCCTGGTTTGCCGATGTCAGTCAGTTCCTGCTCGGTTACCCGGCGTGGCTGCTGCCGTTTGCCATGGGTTTTGCGTGCTGGGTGGCGTTCCGGCATCGCGATGAACCGCTGCCGAAAGCTTACTGGTGGACCAAGCTCGGCGGCATTGTCCTGCTGCTGCTTGGCGCGGCCGGTTTGTCGGCGCGCCATTTCAGTGATCCGAGTGATCAACCGAGTTATCTCTCCGGTGGCGTGCTCGGCCGCGCGGTCGACAGCGGCTTTGCCGATGCGCTCAGCGGCGCCGGCTCGACGCTGGTCCTGCTGACCTTGTTTGTCATCGGCGTGACCTTGTTCACCGGCTTGTCATGGTTTGCTCTGCTGGAAAGCGTTGGCCGGAAAACCCTGACCCTGACTGCCGTGTTGTGGCAACGCGCCCGTGCTTCCCGGCAACCGTTGCCGGTGACCGAACGCAAAGTGGCCGACCCCGATTTTGTTGATCTGAATTATGAAGAGCAGCGCGGCGCGCAAATCGCCCGCGAAGTGCGCGAAGAAGCGCTGCGCCGTGACAAAGAGCGCCAGAAAGAGCGGGCACCGGTCAAGATTGAACAGCCGCTGGCGAAAGTGGAAGTCGCGCCACGGGTGGAAAAACAGCAGCAGAAAGCCAAGCAGCAAGTGCTGTTTGAAGAGCCAATAACGGGTGACGTGCCGTCGGTCAATTTGCTGGAGGAACCTACCGCCAGCAAACGTCAGGTTTCGCAAAGCGCGCTGGAGGCGATGTCGCGTCTGGTCGAGATCAAGCTGCGCGATTTCGGTATCGATGCGCAAGTCGTGGCCGTTCACCCCGGTCCGGTGATCACCCGGTTCGAACTGGATCTGGCGCCGGGGATCAAGGTTTCCCGCGTCACCAATCTGGCAAAGGATTTGGCACGGGCGATGTCGGTGGTGTCGGTGCGGGTGGTTGAAGTCATTCCGGGCAAATCCACCGTGGGTTTGGAAGTGCCGAACGAATCGCGTGAAACAGTTCGGCTGCGCGAGGTCATTGCCTCCAGCGAGTTCGATGATTCGAAATCGCCGCTATCGATGGTGCTCGGCAAAGACATCGCCGGCAAACCGGTGGTGGTCGATTTGGCCAAGATGCCGCACCTGCTGGTGGCCGGTACTACCGGTTCCGGCAAGTCGGTCGGCCTCAACGCGATGCTGCTCAGCATGCTCTACAAGAGCCGGCCGGATGAGCTGCGCATGATCATGATCGATCCGAAAATGCTGGAGCTGTCGGTATACGCCGACATCCCGCATTTGCTGACCCCGGTCGTCACCGACATGAAAGACGCCGCCAATGCCTTGCGCTGGTGCGTCGCTGAAATGGATCGCCGTTACAAATTGATGGCCGCGCTCGGCGTGCGTAACCTGGCCGGTTACAACCGCAAAGTAGAGGACGCCAACAGGGCCGGCGAACCGATTCTGGATCCACTCTGGAAACCGGAGTTGAATCTGCACGCGGCCGCACCGGCGCTGGAGCATCTGCCGGCCGTGGTGGTTGTGATCGACGAACTCGCCGATATGATGATGATCGTCGGCAAGAAGGTGGAGGAACTGATCGCCCGCATTGCGCAAAAAGCGCGAGCCGCCGGCATCCATTTGATCCTGGCAACGCAGCGTCCGTCAGTTGATGTCATCACCGGTTTGATCAAGGCCAATATCCCGACCCGTATCGCTTTCCAGGTGTCATCGCGTATCGATGCCCGGACCATTCTCGACCAGCAGGGCGCCGAGCAATTGCTGGGGCAGGGCGACATGCTGTACCTGCCGCCGGGAACTTCGGTGCCGATCCGTGTTCATGGTGCTTATGTGGCCGATGAAGAAGTGCATCGCGTGGTCCAGGATTGGCGCCGTCGTGGTGCGCCGGATTATCTGGATACCATCACCAAGGGCGGCTCTGACAGCGAGTCCTTGACCGGGCTCGATGGCGTTGGCGACAGCGGGGCCGGTGGTGAAGACAGTGAATCGGATGCGCTCTATGACGAAGCCGTTCGTTTCATTACTGAACAGCGCCGGGTCTCGGTGTCGCTGGTGCAGCGCAAATTCAAGATTGGTTATAACCGGGCGGCGCGGCTGGTTGAAGCCATGGAAAATGCTGGTGTGGTCAGTTCGATGGCCTCGAATGGCAACCGCGAAGTGTTGGCGCCGCCACCGGTCTAG
- the crcB gene encoding fluoride efflux transporter CrcB, which yields MMASAFAPLSLLAVSAGAVLGALLRYLANVTALHYIGHRFPWATLAVNLLGCFLAGALLAWVMRGAVSETGRLFWMVGFLGALTTFSAFSVETLTLLQSGALSKVAVNIGLNVVGSLLAVTFGFWLVRDVLS from the coding sequence ATGATGGCCAGCGCTTTTGCGCCGCTGTCCTTGCTGGCCGTTTCGGCTGGTGCCGTGCTGGGCGCTTTGTTACGCTATCTGGCCAACGTAACGGCGCTGCATTACATCGGCCACCGCTTTCCATGGGCGACCCTGGCGGTCAATCTGCTGGGATGTTTTTTAGCCGGAGCCTTGCTGGCCTGGGTCATGCGCGGCGCGGTCTCGGAAACCGGCCGATTGTTCTGGATGGTGGGTTTTCTGGGCGCGCTGACCACGTTCTCGGCGTTTTCGGTAGAGACGCTGACACTGCTGCAGTCGGGAGCGCTGAGCAAGGTTGCCGTCAACATCGGGCTCAATGTCGTCGGTTCGCTGCTCGCGGTGACGTTCGGTTTTTGGCTGGTTCGCGACGTTTTGTCGTAA
- the infA gene encoding translation initiation factor IF-1 yields the protein MAREDSIEMQGVVLETLPNTMFRVKLENGHVITAHISGKMRKNYIRILTGDDVTVEMTPYDLTKGRIIFRAR from the coding sequence ATGGCTCGCGAAGATTCCATAGAAATGCAGGGTGTGGTGCTGGAAACCCTGCCAAACACGATGTTCCGCGTGAAGCTGGAAAACGGTCACGTGATCACCGCCCATATCTCCGGCAAGATGCGCAAGAACTATATCCGCATTCTGACCGGCGACGACGTCACTGTTGAAATGACGCCGTATGACTTGACCAAAGGCCGGATCATTTTTCGCGCACGCTAA
- the clpA gene encoding ATP-dependent Clp protease ATP-binding subunit ClpA, which produces MLSKDLELTLNQAFKQAREKRHEFMTVEHLLLALLDNAVAVNVLRACGANVDRLRRELAHFVDETTPLLPNDDESRDTQPTLGFQRVLQRAVFHVQSAGKKEVTGANVLVAIFSEQESQAVYLLHQEQVSRLDVVNYISHGISKVAGTERDAPQPQADTEEEGGTDASRTPLENFATNLNELAKQGKIDPLIGRHHELERTIQVLCRRRKNNPLLVGEAGVGKTAIAEGLARRIVDGEVPDVMKDGVVFSLDLGGLLAGTKYRGDFEKRLKAVLKELKEKPHAILFIDEIHTIIGAGAASGGVMDASNLVKPMLASGEIKCIGSTTFQEYRGIFEKDRALARRFQKIDVLEPSIDETFEILKGLKTHYEKHHSVRYTPAALQAAAELSAKYINDRQLPDKAIDVIDEAGASQRLLAPSKRKKVIGVHEIEDIVSKIARVPTKTVSTSDRESLRNLGQSLKNVVFGQDEAIMQLADAIKLARSGLGTEDKPVGSFLFAGPTGVGKTEVTKQLARILGLQLLRFDMSEYMERHTVSRLIGAPPGYVGYDQGGLLTEAVCKNPHSVLLLDEIEKAHPDVFNLLLQVMDHGTLTDNNGRKADFRNVIIIMTTNAGAEEMAKSSIGFTLNDHSVDSLDAIKRMFSPEFRNRLDAVVQFKSLAPEVILSVVDKFIVELQAQLDAKGVSLEVDSAARAWLAEKGYDRTMGARPMARIIRDLLRKPLADELLFGKLSRGGEVHVMIENDKLSFDIVEKAAPALEQAKAT; this is translated from the coding sequence ATGCTGAGCAAAGATCTGGAGTTGACGCTTAATCAAGCGTTCAAGCAGGCGCGTGAAAAACGCCACGAGTTCATGACAGTCGAGCACTTGCTGCTGGCGCTGCTGGATAATGCGGTCGCCGTCAACGTGTTGCGCGCCTGTGGTGCCAATGTTGATCGGCTGCGCCGCGAGCTGGCGCATTTTGTCGATGAGACAACCCCGCTACTGCCCAATGACGATGAGAGTCGTGACACCCAACCCACGCTGGGTTTCCAGCGCGTGTTGCAGCGTGCGGTGTTCCATGTGCAATCGGCTGGCAAGAAAGAAGTCACCGGCGCCAATGTACTGGTGGCGATTTTCAGTGAGCAGGAATCACAGGCGGTTTATCTGCTGCACCAAGAGCAGGTGTCGCGACTGGATGTGGTCAATTACATTTCGCACGGCATTTCCAAAGTGGCGGGCACTGAGCGCGACGCGCCGCAGCCGCAAGCCGATACCGAGGAAGAAGGTGGCACCGACGCCAGTCGGACGCCGCTGGAAAACTTCGCCACTAATCTCAACGAGCTGGCCAAGCAAGGCAAGATCGATCCGCTGATCGGCCGTCATCACGAGCTGGAGCGCACCATTCAGGTGCTGTGCCGTCGCCGCAAGAACAATCCATTGCTGGTCGGTGAAGCCGGGGTCGGCAAAACCGCCATTGCCGAAGGTCTGGCCCGGCGCATTGTCGACGGTGAAGTACCGGACGTGATGAAAGACGGCGTGGTGTTCTCGCTGGATCTGGGCGGACTGCTGGCCGGCACCAAGTATCGCGGCGATTTCGAGAAGCGTCTGAAAGCCGTATTGAAAGAACTGAAAGAAAAGCCGCACGCCATTTTGTTCATTGACGAGATTCACACCATCATTGGTGCCGGCGCTGCCAGCGGCGGTGTCATGGATGCCTCGAATCTGGTCAAGCCAATGCTGGCGTCGGGCGAGATCAAATGCATCGGTTCGACCACGTTCCAGGAATACCGTGGCATCTTTGAAAAAGATCGGGCCTTGGCACGCCGCTTCCAGAAGATCGATGTGTTGGAACCGTCCATTGATGAAACCTTTGAAATTCTCAAGGGCCTGAAAACCCATTACGAAAAGCACCACAGCGTGCGCTATACACCAGCGGCATTGCAGGCAGCTGCAGAGCTGTCGGCAAAATACATCAATGATCGGCAATTGCCGGATAAAGCCATTGACGTCATTGACGAGGCCGGTGCGAGCCAACGTTTGCTGGCGCCTTCCAAGCGCAAGAAAGTGATTGGCGTGCACGAGATCGAAGACATCGTGTCCAAGATTGCCCGGGTACCGACCAAGACGGTGTCTACCTCGGATCGCGAGTCCTTGCGCAATCTGGGTCAGTCACTGAAGAACGTGGTGTTCGGTCAGGACGAAGCCATCATGCAGTTGGCCGATGCCATCAAGTTGGCGCGTTCGGGTCTCGGCACCGAAGACAAACCGGTTGGTTCATTCCTGTTTGCCGGTCCGACCGGGGTTGGCAAAACCGAAGTCACCAAACAGTTGGCGCGCATTCTCGGTTTGCAACTGCTGCGGTTTGACATGTCGGAATACATGGAGCGGCATACGGTTTCCCGTTTGATCGGCGCCCCTCCGGGCTATGTCGGTTACGATCAGGGCGGCTTGCTGACCGAAGCGGTATGCAAGAATCCGCACTCGGTGTTGCTGCTCGACGAAATCGAGAAAGCGCATCCGGATGTGTTCAACTTGCTGCTGCAGGTGATGGACCACGGCACGCTGACCGACAACAACGGCCGCAAGGCTGACTTCCGCAATGTGATCATCATCATGACGACCAATGCCGGCGCCGAAGAAATGGCCAAGTCATCGATCGGTTTCACGCTGAACGATCACAGCGTTGACAGTCTTGATGCCATCAAGCGGATGTTCAGTCCGGAATTCCGTAACCGTCTGGATGCGGTGGTGCAGTTCAAGTCGCTAGCGCCGGAAGTGATTCTGTCGGTGGTCGACAAGTTCATCGTTGAGCTGCAGGCGCAGTTGGATGCCAAAGGCGTCAGTTTGGAAGTGGATTCCGCGGCGCGCGCCTGGCTGGCCGAAAAAGGCTATGACCGCACCATGGGCGCCCGGCCGATGGCACGCATCATTCGCGATTTGCTGCGCAAGCCGCTGGCGGACGAGTTGCTGTTTGGCAAGTTGTCACGCGGAGGTGAAGTGCACGTGATGATCGAGAATGACAAGCTGTCATTCGACATCGTCGAGAAGGCGGCGCCAGCACTGGAGCAAGCCAAGGCGACCTGA
- the ald gene encoding alanine dehydrogenase: MLIGVPKEIKNHEYRVGMVPASVRELVSQGHNVVVEHNAGIGIGFTDADYEAAGAKVLATADEVFAKAEMIVKVKEPQAVERARLREGQILFTYLHLAPDLEQTQDLIKSKATCIAYETVTSATGGLPLLAPMSEVAGRMSIQAGATALQKANGGRGILLGGVPGVEHGKVVILGGGVVGANAALMAVGIGAQVVVLDRNVDVLRRLVAQFGTRIETVFSSVDAVERHVLDADLVIGGVLIPGAAAPKLVTAAMVKRMKPGSAVVDVAIDQGGCFETAHATTHADPTYIVDDVVHYCVANMPGAVPRTSTFALNNATLPFIIELANKGAKKALADNVHLRNGLNVHAGKVTYKPVAEGFKMEYVPAEKALGL, translated from the coding sequence ATGTTGATCGGTGTACCCAAGGAAATTAAGAACCACGAATACCGCGTCGGCATGGTCCCGGCCTCGGTCCGCGAGCTGGTCAGCCAAGGCCACAACGTCGTGGTTGAACACAATGCCGGTATCGGCATTGGCTTCACGGACGCCGATTACGAAGCCGCTGGCGCCAAAGTGCTGGCGACTGCCGACGAGGTGTTTGCCAAGGCCGAGATGATCGTCAAGGTCAAAGAGCCGCAAGCGGTTGAGCGCGCCCGTCTGCGTGAAGGCCAGATCCTGTTTACCTACCTGCATCTGGCGCCGGACCTGGAGCAAACCCAGGACCTGATCAAATCGAAAGCCACCTGCATCGCTTACGAAACTGTCACCTCCGCTACCGGCGGTCTGCCGCTGCTGGCGCCGATGTCGGAAGTTGCCGGTCGCATGTCGATTCAAGCCGGTGCCACCGCGCTGCAAAAAGCCAATGGCGGCCGCGGCATTCTGCTCGGCGGCGTTCCGGGCGTTGAGCACGGCAAGGTCGTGATCCTTGGCGGCGGTGTGGTCGGTGCGAACGCGGCGTTGATGGCCGTTGGTATCGGCGCGCAAGTCGTTGTGCTGGATCGCAACGTCGACGTGCTGCGTCGCCTCGTTGCCCAGTTCGGCACCCGCATCGAAACCGTGTTCTCGAGCGTTGATGCGGTCGAGCGTCATGTACTGGATGCGGATCTGGTGATCGGTGGCGTTTTGATCCCGGGCGCAGCAGCGCCGAAGCTGGTTACCGCGGCCATGGTCAAGCGCATGAAGCCGGGTTCGGCTGTCGTTGACGTTGCCATCGACCAAGGCGGCTGCTTCGAAACCGCGCACGCGACCACGCATGCTGACCCGACCTACATCGTTGATGACGTCGTTCACTACTGCGTCGCCAACATGCCGGGCGCCGTGCCGCGCACCTCGACCTTTGCACTGAACAACGCCACGTTGCCATTCATCATCGAGCTGGCCAACAAGGGCGCCAAGAAAGCACTGGCCGACAACGTTCACCTGCGCAACGGCCTGAACGTTCACGCTGGCAAGGTGACCTACAAGCCGGTCGCCGAAGGCTTCAAGATGGAATACGTGCCGGCGGAAAAAGCGCTCGGTCTGTAA